From a single Sediminibacterium sp. KACHI17 genomic region:
- the bamD gene encoding outer membrane protein assembly factor BamD, giving the protein MNRIGIFLLASVLLVSCSNKFSKVLKSKDYEYKYKMAEQYYAKKDYTKAQVLFEDIFPYVKGTARYEDMYYKFAYSYYYQNDFMNAENLFKSFVENFPNSTKGEECDYMRAYCYFRQSPKIDLDQTSTNKTMQLMQAFINTHPTSSRVQEATDIIDKCREKLEAKEFKSAQLYYNLGFYKAAAIAFGNVSDNFPDSKKADEYKLQVIKSYFRYAEMSYEEKQIERFQKVIEECQDFSDRYADSKYLEEVNKYKLQSTNYIKNQKNEQAKKANER; this is encoded by the coding sequence ATGAATAGGATCGGAATCTTTTTATTGGCGTCTGTTTTACTGGTATCGTGTTCTAATAAGTTCTCCAAAGTTTTGAAGAGCAAGGACTACGAGTACAAATACAAAATGGCAGAACAGTATTATGCCAAGAAAGATTACACGAAAGCACAAGTGCTCTTTGAAGACATTTTTCCTTACGTAAAAGGTACTGCTCGTTATGAGGATATGTACTATAAGTTCGCATACTCTTATTATTACCAGAACGATTTCATGAATGCTGAAAATCTGTTCAAGAGTTTTGTAGAGAATTTCCCGAACAGTACAAAAGGTGAGGAGTGTGATTACATGCGTGCGTATTGTTATTTCAGACAATCGCCAAAGATCGATTTGGATCAGACCAGTACGAATAAGACCATGCAGTTGATGCAGGCGTTTATTAATACACATCCTACTTCCAGTCGCGTACAGGAAGCAACCGATATCATTGATAAGTGCAGAGAGAAACTGGAAGCAAAAGAATTCAAAAGCGCACAGTTATATTATAACCTTGGTTTTTATAAAGCTGCCGCTATCGCTTTTGGAAATGTATCCGATAATTTTCCGGATTCTAAAAAAGCAGATGAATACAAACTCCAGGTGATCAAGTCTTATTTCCGTTATGCTGAAATGAGTTATGAAGAAAAGCAGATAGAGCGTTTTCAGAAAGTGATCGAAGAATGTCAGGATTTTTCAGACCGTTATGCAGATAGTAAGTATCTGGAAGAGGTCAACAAGTATAAATTACAATCAACAAACTATATTAAAAACCAGAAAAATGAGCAAGCTAAGAAGGCAAATGAGCGCTAA